The following DNA comes from Pseudomonas marginalis.
CACCGGAATCTCCATTGGTGACTCCATCGCCGCGCTGTGGGCGGTCATCGGCGCCTTGATGGCGCTGCGTCATCGCGAGGTTAACGGCGGTGTGGGCCAGGTGGTCGATGTGGCGCTGTATGAAGCCATCTTCGCCATGATGGAAAGCATGATCCCCGAGTTCGACGTATTCGGGTTTATTCGCGAACGTACCGGCAACATCATGCCAGGCATCACGCCGTCGTCGATCCACACCAGCGCGGACGGCAAGCACGTACAGATCGGTGCCAACGGCGATGCCATCTTCAAACGCTTCATGAGTGCCATCGGCCGGGAAGACCTGGCGAACGATCCACAACTGGCCAGCAATGACGGGCGCGATAGCCGTCGCGATGAACTCTATGGCGTGATTGATCGCTGGGTGAACTCGCTGCCGCTGGAGCAGGTGGTGGAGCAACTCAACAAGGCTGAAGTGCCCGCCAGCCGTATCTACAGCGCCGAGGACATGCTGGGCGACCCGCAATTCCTCGCGCGCGAGATGTTCCTCAAGGCCCGGCTTCCCGGCGGCAAGGACTTCAAGATGCCGGGCATCGTGCCCAAGCTGTCGGACACACCGGGCAGTTGCGAATGGGTGGGGCCGCAACTGGGTGAACACAACGGCGTGGTGTTGGGCGAGCTGGGATACGACGCCGCCGCCATTGTCCGCCTGCGTGAGCAAGGTGCAATCTGATGCCCCACGGCTGCAAACACTGGCTCATTGCGCTGTACCTGGCCGCCATGCTGGCCGGCGGCTGGCCCGTACCGGCGAGCGCAGAGGGCACGTTGATCTGGTTATTGCGCGACTTGCCGCCGCTGACCATCTTCGAAGGGCCAGGCAAAGGCCAGGGTGCCCTGGACCAGTTGCTGCCGATACTGATCGGACACTTGCCGGAATATCGCCACCAGGTAATGCACGTCAATCGCGCGCGCGGCATGCAGATGCTGCGCGAACCCACGCTCACCTGCGATCCATCCTTGCTGTGGACGGCCGAGCGGGCCAGGTACATCGTATTTTCCAGGCAGGCGTTTGTGGTCGCCAGTAATGGCATCACGATCCGACGCAGCCAGCAGGGCGCCCTGGCGGCGTTTATCGTAGACGGCCAATTTGACCTGCAGGCCTTCTTCGACGCCCCTAAGGCAAGGGTAGGCGCGATCGCGGAACGCAGCTACGGCGCCGTTATCGATGAGCGACTGAAACAGGCCGACACACACAAACTGGCACTGCACTACGGCAACGATGCCCTTGGCAGCTTGCTGCAGATGCAGCGCCTGGGCCGGCTGGAGGCAGTGCTGGGCTATTGGCCGGAAATCCGCTACCACGCGATGCAACAGGGGATCGCAGCCGACGACCTCAGCTTCTACCCCATCAAGGGCACAGCGCCTTACCAGCGCACGCATATCGGCTGCTCGGATACACCTGAGGGGCGCGAAGCCATGGAACGGATCAACCAGGTTCTGCCCAGCCTCCCGCTGGCACGAGTACAACAGTCCTATGCCGCCTGGCTGGACCCTGTCATGCGTGAACATTACCTGCGAGACAACCCGAGCTTTTTCCAGGACTCGCCAGCGCCGTGACAAATCCCAGGCAAAAAGAAACCCCGAAGAGTGGGGAGACACTTCGGGGTTAAACGTGGCCTACAAAGACCAGTACAACAAGGCACAAACACCGGAGCACAATGTTTGCTCTTGCTGTTACGAAATCTGACCGGCCATGACGTGGGAAGTTTCCATCTATAAACAATTCTTCATGCAACGGCAGCGCTGCGGGTCTGGGCGGCGTTGCGCAAGGCCGCGATGACCGAGGGTTCCAGGCGTCCTTCAGCGATCTTGAGATCACGCAGCAGGCAATCCACCACATCCACCAATAGGCGCTTATCGAGCAATTGCGCCCGGTCGACTTCACGCTCGACCATGATCGCACCGGCGGGGTTCTTCACGGTTACCAGGCACTCTTCCTGCACACCTGCGGTGGTCAACGTCACCTGATAAGGGCTCAGTGCCTCTTCGAGCAATAGGCTGATACTTTCCATCTCGATCACCACTCAATAGTTCGCAAACATTCTTGTAAACGGGAGCTGCATCTATCCTAAGTGACTGGTTGTGACGTAGGAAAGTTCGCTTTTTCGTTTATGCGGGGTTGTCGGGGGATGACGTTTCCAGCATGCGCTTGCAACATGACAGGCAAAAAACGGCGGCACATAAATGCTTACGCAATGGGCTGCTGTTTTGGGCTTCCCCTGCCGCGCAGGCCATGGGTGAATCCTATACTCGATGAGCGCTGATCACAGTGCCACGTGGGTAAAGCGTATGCCAAAGGCCCTTATTGCGAAGGAGGAATGCGATGGTGGAAAACGATGAGCGACTGGCGACGATGGAGAAAATGCATGCCGATGTAAGGCGCATTTACGCAGAAATATCACGCATGCAGGCTGAGCAAGATAAGCTCAGATCGGAATCCCTGAAAATAAACTGTGAAACTTTCTGGTACCCCATGGGCGTAGCAATGGCCGTGGTCGCAACGATTGCTTCGATTACTGGAGTAGCGATTAAGTTGCTCTTGTAAACGGCACGCTGTCGGGCCTGCCAGAAACAAAAAACGCCGCTGACCCAAGGAAGGGAAAGCGGCGTTTTTGTCTTGGTGACCTGCCTTACAAAGGCTTGCCACGATTGCCATGCTGGCTGACAAACGCCTGCATCGCCTTCAAGTCATTCGGCAGCACCGTGCAACGCTCTTCACGCTCGAACAGGTCTGTCAGGTGCACCGGCAGTTCCAGCGCCTTGCCGACACCCGCCTTCTCCACCGCTTCCGGGAATTTCACTGGATGGGCGGTGCCGAGGATCACCATCGGGATATCCAGGCTACGACGGCATTCGCGGGCGGCCTTCACCCCAATGGCGGTGTGCGGGTCGAGCAGCTCGCCGGTCTGGGCGTAGACCTCGGCGATGGTTTCACAGGTCTGCGCGTCGTCCACGGCCAGGGAGTCGAACAGCTTGCGGGTTTCGGTCCAGCGCTCTTCATCAACGCTGAAACCGCCGCCGCTCTTGAAGGTGTCCATCAAGCCGGCGATGGCTGCGCCGTTGCGACCGTGCATGTCGAACAGCAGGCGTTCGAAGTTCGACGACACCATGATGTCCATGGACGGCGACAAGGTGGCGTGCAGGGTTTCCTTGACGTATTGGTTGCCGCTCATGAAGCGGTGCAGGATGTCGTTACGGTTGGTGGCGACGATCAACTGGTTGACCGGCAGGCCCATGTTACGGGCCAGGTAGCCGGCGAAGATGTCGCCGAAATTGCCGGTCGGCACCGAGAACGACACCGAGCGCGCCGGGCCACCCAACTGCAGCGAGGCGTGGAAGTAGTAGACGATCTGGGCCATGATCCGCGCCCAGTTGATCGAGTTCACCGCCACCAGGCGTGTGCCTTTGAGGAAGTCCTGGTCGGCGAAGCTGTTCTTGACCATTTCCTGGCAGTCGTCGAAGTTGCCTTCGATGGCGATGTTATGGATGTTCTCGCCGAAGATGGTGGTCATCTGGCGGCGCTGTACTTCCGAGACACGCTTGTGCGGGTGCAGGATGAAGATGTCGACGTTTTCGCAGTGCTTGCAGCCTTCGATGGCGGCCGAACCGGTATCACCCGAGGTGGCGCCGATGATCACCACGCGCTCGCCGCGTTTCTCCAGCACGTAGTCCAGCAGGCGACCCAGCAGTTGCAGGGCGAAGTCTTTGAACGCCAGGGTCGGGCCATGGAACAGCTCGAGCACCCATTCGTTGCTGTTGAGCTGGCGCAGAGGCGCGATGGCGCTGTGGGAAAACACGCCGTAGGTCTCTTCCAGAATCTTTTTGAAATCCGCATCGGGGATGCTGCCGGTGACGAACGGGCGCATCACCCGGAACGCCAGCTCGTGGTACGGCAGGCCGGCCCACGAAGCGATTTCTTCCTGGGTAAAGCGTGGCAGGTTTTCCGGCACGTACAGGCCGCCGTCAGTGGCAAGGCCTGCCAGCAAGACGTCTTCGAAATTCAGGGCCGGTGCCTGGCCGCGGGTGCTGATGTAGCGCATAAAAGCAAACCTTTGGTTTGAGCTTCAAGCTTCAAGCTACAAGCGGCAAGTTAAAGCTGATCGGCTTTTACTTGCAGCTTGCAGCCAATAGCTTGCAGCTGGATTAATTCAAATGTTCGACGCGAATCCGTACTACCGGCCCAACCACACCCTGGAGAGCTTCCAGGGACTGGATGGCATCGTTGATGTGCTGCTCGAGCACCCGGTGGGTCAGCAGGATCATCGGCACCTGGCCGTTCTGCTCCTCGACTTCCTTCTGCATGATCGACTCGATGTTGATACCGCGCTCCGACAGGATGCTGGCCACCTGGGCCAACACGCCCGGGTGATCCTTGGCCTGGATGCGCAGGTAGTAGGCGCTTTCGCATGCCTCGATCGGCAGGATCGGGTGGGCCGACAGCGAATCCGGCTGGAAGGCCAGGTGCGGCACGCGGTTTTCCGGGTCGCTGGTCATGGCGCGCACCACGTCCACGAGGTCGGCGATCACCGACGAAGCGGTCGGCTCCATGCCGGCACCGGCGCCGTAGAACAGCGTGGAACCAGCGGCATCACCGTTGACCATCACGGCGTTCATCACCCCATTGACGTTGGCGATCAAGCGGTCGGCCGGGATCAGCGTCGGGTGCACACGCAACTCGATACCCGCCGGGGTGCTGCGCGCGACACCGAGGTGCTTGATGCGGTAGCCCAGGGCTTCGGCGTAGTTCACGTCGGCAGTGGTCAGCTTGGTGATGCCTTCGGTGTAGGCCTTGTCGAACTGCAGCGGGATACCAAAGGCGATGGACGCCAGGATGGTCAGCTTGTGCGCCGCGTCGATGCCTTCCACGTCGAATGTCGGGTCGGCTTCGGCATACCCCAGGGCCTGGGCTTCGGCCAGTACGTCTTCGAAGGTACGGCCCTTCTCGCGCATTTCGGTGAGGATGAAGTTACCGGTGCCGTTGATGATGCCGGCCACCCAGTTGATGCGGTTGGCGGACAGGCCTTCACGGATCGCCTTGATCACCGGGATACCGCCGGCAACCGCGGCTTCGAACGCCACGATCACGCCTTTCTCGCGGGCCTTGGCGAAGATCTCGTTGCCGTGTACGGCGATCAGCGCCTTGTTGGCGGTGACCACGTGCTTGCCGTTTTCGATCGCCTTGAGCACCAGCTCGCGAGCCACGGTGTAACCGCCCACCAGCTCGATGACGATATCGATTTCAGGGTTGGTGGCCACGGCGAAGACATCGTTGGTAATCGCAATACCGGTCGTTTGGAACTGAGGCTTTGGCGAACGCGTGGCAATTTGCGCCACTTCAATCCCACGCCCTGCACGGCGGGAAATTTCTTCAGCATTACGCTGAAGTACGTTGAAGGTGCCGCCACCGACGGTCCCTAACCCACAGATGCCTACTTTGACCGGTTTCACTGAAGAACTCCCCATGAAACGGCCGACGCTAGGTCGGCCGTGAAAAACAGCCACACAACTGCGGCTTTCAATTAATGGCCCGTCGACTTATCCACGAGCCATGATCGCCAAAGGTTCGACGATGCTGGTTTATTTGGCACCCAGCGCCAGTTTGGCAACTTGTGGTGCCGGCTGGTAGCCCGGAATCACCTGGCCGTCAGCCAAAACGATGGCCGGTGTACCGTTGACGCCGATGGACTGGCCCAGGGCAAATTGCTTCGACACCGGGTTGGCGCACTTGGCGGCCTTGATTTCCTTGCCATCGACCATCTTGTCCATGGCCGCTTTCTTGTCGGCCGAGCACCATACGGCCTGCAACTGCTCGTCGCCTGGCGAACCCAGGCCCTGGCGCGGGAACGCTACGTAGCGGACTTCCACACCCAGCTTGTTCAGCGCAGGCACTTCGGCATGCAACTTGTGGCAGTACGGGCAGGTGGTGTCGGTGAACACGGTGATATGGGTCTTGGTCTCGCCGATAGCCGGGTAAACCACGGTTTCAGCCACCGGGATGCCGTTGATCAGCTTGGACACGCCCAGGCGCTCGGCTTTCTCGGTCAGGTTGACCGGCTTGCCGTCCTTGAGCTGGAACAGGTAGCCCTGGACGATGTACTGACCGTCTGCACTGGCGTACAGCACGCGGCTGCCCTTGAGCTTGACTTCATACAGGCCGGCCATGGGGCTGGCACTGATGCTTTCGATCGGGGTGTCGAGTTGCAGGTTGGCCAGGCTCTTGCGGATGGTCTGCTCGGCAGCGTCATCGGCGACGGCAAAGGTGGAAACCAACGCAATGGCTGCGGCGGCAATAATCTGGGTCAAGCGCATGGAAACTCCTGAAGGCAGATGCAGGGACGGGTGCAGGCGCGCCAATACGGAAACACGGGTGCGGGCGGTCCCCTTTGCTAACCGGCAAAGCCTACCACAGTTGGGCCGCAGGGCAGCCCGTGGAGGAATAAATTGGCGCTTTTCAGCCTCGCGGGTGGTGCTTGGCATGCATATCCTGCAAGCGCGCACGCGCCACATGGGTGTAGATCTGGGTGGTGGATAAGTCGCTGTGCCCGAGCAGCATTTGCACCACGCGCAAATCCGCACCGTGGTTGAGCAAATGGGTGGCGAATGCATGGCGCAAAGTGTGGGGCGACAGGCTCTTGCCGATCCCCGCGACCTTGGCCTGGTGTTTGATGCGATGCCAGAACGTCTGGCGGGTCATCTGTTCGCCGCGTTGGCTGGGAAACAGCACATCGCTGGGCCGCCCGCCAAGCAGCTCGCTACGGGCATCGCGCATGTAGCGCTCGACCCACATAATCGCTTCCTCCCCCATCGGCACCAGCCGCTCCTTGCTGCCCTTGCCCATTACCCGCAGCACCCCCTGGCGCAGATTGACTTGCTCCAGAGTCAGGCTGATCAGCTCCGTGACCCGCAGGCCACAGGCATACAACACTTCCAGCATGGCGCGGTCACGCTGGCCGATGGCTTCGCTGAGGTCGGGCGCAGCGAGCAAGGCATCGACGTCGGCTTCCGACAGGGATTTGGGCAAGGGCCTGCCCAGTTGCGGCATATCGATTTGCAGGGTCGGATCGAGGGTAATCAGTTTCTCCCTGAGCAAATAGCGATAAAAGCCACGCACACCGGAGAGAAATCGTGCAGTGGAACGGGGTTTGTAGTTCTGCTCCAGACGCCAGGCCAGGTGATCGAGGATCAGCTCGCGGCCGGCATTGATCAGTTCCAGGTGTTTCTCCTGCAGCCAGCCGTTGAACAGCGCCAGGTCGCTGCGGTAGGCCTGGCGGGTGTTATCTGACAGGCCTTTTTCCAGCCATAGGGCATCGAGGAAACGGTCGATCAGGGGGTGGTCGATGGCGGGCATAGGGACTCGAACAGAAAAATGGCGGAATCAGGTAGATCCTATCCCGGACCTCAAATCGCGGGCACAAAAAAGCAGCCCGTAGGCTGCTTTTTTCTGCATCGGGAAGCTGGACTTAAGCCAGTTTTTCCTTGATGCGAGCTGCTTTACCGGACAGGTCACGCAGGTAGTACAGCTTGGCTTTACGTACGTCACCGCGACGCTTGACGGCCATGCTGTCGATTTGCGGGCTGTAGGTCTGGAAAGTACGCTCTACGCCAACACCGTTGGAGATTTTACGAACAGTGAAAGCACTGTTCACACCACGGTTACGCTTGGCGATTACCACGCCTTCGAACGCTTGCAGACGCGAACGGTCGCCTTCCTTCACTTTCACCTGGACGACAATAGTGTCGCCCGGGGCAAAGGTAGGGATCTCTTTGGTCATCTGCTCTGCTTCGAGTGCAAGGATGATTTTGTTAGTCATGCTGTGCTCCTAAGGTAAGTCAATGGACCTACCATCGATACGTTGTTAACTATCGTCCCGCGCGAGGATGTATTCCTCGAGCAGCTTCTTCTCTTCTCCAGAAAGCGAGCGGCTTTCCAGAAGATCGGCGCGTCGTTCATAGGTCCGACCAAGGGACTGCTGTAAACGCCAACGCCGGATGTGTGCGTGATTGCCACTTAGCAATACGTCGGGAACACGCTGATCCGCATACACCTCCGGTCGGGTGTAGTGCGGGCAATCCAGCAAACCATCCGTGAAGGAATCTTCCTCCGCGGAGTCCGCATGCCCTAAAGCTCCAGGCAGCAGTCGTGTAACCGCATCTATCAGGACCATCGCCGGCAGCTCGCCGCCAGACAGGACATAGTCCCCAATCGACCACTCTTCATCGACATGAGCCTCAATAAAGCGCTCGTCAATGCCTTCATAGCGACCGGCAATCAGGATTAATGCTTCCTCATTCGCCATGTCGCGTACCGCAGCCTGTTTCAGCTGACGGCCTTGAGGGGACAGGTAAATCACCTTCGCCTTCTCCCCGGCAGCAGCCTTGGCCTCAACCAATGCATCTTCCAAGGGCTTGATCTTCATCACCATGCCCGGGCCACCGCCAAATGGGCGATCGTCCACAGTGTGATGTCGATCCGTCGTGTAGTCTCGCGGGTTCCAACAGGTGAGCTGCAACAGCCCCTGTTTCACCGCCCGACTGGTGATGCCGTACTCGCTGATGGCGGAGAACATCTCGGGAAACAAACTGATCACTTCAATGCGCAAATTAGCCACGCTTAGAAGTCCGCGTCCCATTCCACCTTCATCTCGCCCGCCGCCAGGTCGACAGCCAACACGCATTGCTCGGTATAGGGCAACAGGCGTTCGCGATCATCCAGGCTGCCAGCGCAAGGCTTGACCACCATTACATCATTGGCGCCGGTTTCCAGAAGATGATCGATTTTCCCGAACAATTGCCCGAGTTGATCAATAACCTTCAGACCTTCCAACTGGTACCAGTAGTACTCGCCGTCGGTCAATTCAGGGAACAGGTTGCGCGGCACGCAGATCTCATAACCGGCCAGAAGACGAGCTTCTTCACGATCATCAAGACCCTTGAGCTTTGCGACCAGGAACTTATCGCTCCCGCGTCCACTGACCAGCTCGACCTGTTTCACACTACCTTCGCGCTTGAGCGTCCAGGTCTTGTACTGCAACAGGTTTTCAGTCGGATCAGTAAAGGAATACACCTTCACTTCGCCGCGAACGCCATGAACAGAATAAATCTTGCCGATAACGATCAAATCATCAGCAACAGTTGGCGTCGCGTTCATATTGCTCAGGCTGCGGCCTTAGCCGAGTCCTTCAACAACTTGGCAACACGCTCAGACGGTTGTGCACCAACGCTCAGCCAGTAGGCTACGCGCTCTTGGTTCACGGACAGGCGGACTTCTTGACCACGAGCGATCGGGTTGAAGAAACCTACTTGTTCCTTGTGAGAGCCGTCACGTGGGTTGCGGCTGTCAGTTACGGTCAAGTGGTAAAACGGGCGCTTTTTGGAGCCGCCAAGGGCAAGACGGATTGTTAGCATGTGAACATCGTTCCTGTAGTCGGTGCTGCAAATCTAAATGCACAGCGGGCATAGGTGCCCGAAAGGCCGCATATTCTAAGGAATATCCGGACTTTTGCAAATGTCTTTTTCTGGCGCCTATCAGCGGGCCATTCAGATCTGCTAGAGAGCCGTCGGTTAAAACGGCAGGTCAGCCCCCGCCAACGGCGGGTTTGCTGGAGATCCCACATCCCTGTGGGTCGGAGCAGGAGTGAACTCCCGCTCGAATACTTTACATTTTCGGCATGCCGCCGCCGGGCAACATACCGCCCATGCCGCGCATCATCTTGGCCATTCCGCCCTTGGCGGAGAATTTCTTCATCATCTTCTGCATCTGCTTGTGCTGCTTGATCAAGCGCCCGATGTCCTGCACCTGGGTGCCGGAACCCATGGCGATCCGACGCTTGCGCGAACCGCTGATCAGCTCAGGGTCGCGGCGCTCGGCCGGGGTCATGGAGTTGATGATGGCTTCCATCTGCTTGAACTGCTTCTCTGCCGCGCCCTGGGCATTGCCCATTTGCGCCAGGTTCACACCGCCGATGTTCGGCAGCTTGTCCATCAGGCCGCCAAGGCCGCCCATGCTCTTCATTTGTTGCAGTTGGTCGCGGAAGTCTTCGAGGTCGAAGCCCTTGCCCTTCTTCAACTTTTTAGCAAGCTTATCGGCTTTGTCCTTGTCGAGCGTCGCTTCGGCCTGTTCGATCAGGCTGAGCACGTCACCCATGCCGAGGATACGCGAGGCGATACGCTCAGGGTGGAACGGTTCGAGCGCTTCGCTCTTCTCGCCCATACCGATGAACTTGATCGGCTTGCCGGTGATGGCACGCACCGACAGCGCGGCACCGCCACGGGCGTCGCCGTCGACCTTGGTGAGGATCACGCCGGTCAGCGGCAGCGCGTCGCCGAAGGCCTTGGCGGTATTGGCCGCATCCTGGCCGGTCATGGCGTCGACCACGAAAAGCGTCTCGACCGGGTTGATCGCGGCATGCAGCGCCTTGATCTCGCCCATCATCTCTTCATCGATGTGCAGGCGACCGGCGGTATCGACGATGACCACGTCGATGAACTTGAGCCTTGCTTCTTTAATAGCGGCGTTGGCGATGTCGACCGGCTTCTGGCTCAGGTCGGACGGGAAGAAGGTCACGCCCACTTCGCCCGCGAGCATTTCCAGCTGCTTGATGGCCGCCGGACGGTACACGTCGGCCGATACCACCATCACGGACTTCTTCTTGCGCTCTTTAAGGAAGCGCGCCAGCTTGCCGGCGGTGGTGGTCTTGCCCGCACCTTGCAGGCCGGCCATCAACACGACGGCCGGTGGCACGGCACTGAGGTTCAAATCTTCGTTGGCCGCACCCATCAGGCTTTCGAGTTCGGCCTGGACGATCTTCACAAAGG
Coding sequences within:
- a CDS encoding thioredoxin fold domain-containing protein — translated: MRLTQIIAAAAIALVSTFAVADDAAEQTIRKSLANLQLDTPIESISASPMAGLYEVKLKGSRVLYASADGQYIVQGYLFQLKDGKPVNLTEKAERLGVSKLINGIPVAETVVYPAIGETKTHITVFTDTTCPYCHKLHAEVPALNKLGVEVRYVAFPRQGLGSPGDEQLQAVWCSADKKAAMDKMVDGKEIKAAKCANPVSKQFALGQSIGVNGTPAIVLADGQVIPGYQPAPQVAKLALGAK
- the xerD gene encoding site-specific tyrosine recombinase XerD; this encodes MPAIDHPLIDRFLDALWLEKGLSDNTRQAYRSDLALFNGWLQEKHLELINAGRELILDHLAWRLEQNYKPRSTARFLSGVRGFYRYLLREKLITLDPTLQIDMPQLGRPLPKSLSEADVDALLAAPDLSEAIGQRDRAMLEVLYACGLRVTELISLTLEQVNLRQGVLRVMGKGSKERLVPMGEEAIMWVERYMRDARSELLGGRPSDVLFPSQRGEQMTRQTFWHRIKHQAKVAGIGKSLSPHTLRHAFATHLLNHGADLRVVQMLLGHSDLSTTQIYTHVARARLQDMHAKHHPRG
- the rpsP gene encoding 30S ribosomal protein S16, with the protein product MLTIRLALGGSKKRPFYHLTVTDSRNPRDGSHKEQVGFFNPIARGQEVRLSVNQERVAYWLSVGAQPSERVAKLLKDSAKAAA
- the ffh gene encoding signal recognition particle protein, whose translation is MFENLTDRLSQTLRHVTGKAKLTEDNIKDTLREVRMALLEADVALPVVKDFVNSVKERAVGTEVSRSLTPGQAFVKIVQAELESLMGAANEDLNLSAVPPAVVLMAGLQGAGKTTTAGKLARFLKERKKKSVMVVSADVYRPAAIKQLEMLAGEVGVTFFPSDLSQKPVDIANAAIKEARLKFIDVVIVDTAGRLHIDEEMMGEIKALHAAINPVETLFVVDAMTGQDAANTAKAFGDALPLTGVILTKVDGDARGGAALSVRAITGKPIKFIGMGEKSEALEPFHPERIASRILGMGDVLSLIEQAEATLDKDKADKLAKKLKKGKGFDLEDFRDQLQQMKSMGGLGGLMDKLPNIGGVNLAQMGNAQGAAEKQFKQMEAIINSMTPAERRDPELISGSRKRRIAMGSGTQVQDIGRLIKQHKQMQKMMKKFSAKGGMAKMMRGMGGMLPGGGMPKM
- a CDS encoding CaiB/BaiF CoA transferase family protein, whose translation is MSFNAKPLAGLKVIELGTLIAGPFASRICAEFGAEVVKVESPDGGDPLRKWRKLYEGTSLWWFVQARNKKSLTLNLKHPDGLAILKQLLADADILIENFRPGVLEKLGLSWETLHGLNPKLVMVRLSGFGQTGPMKDQPGFGAVGESMGGLRYITGFEDRPPVRTGISIGDSIAALWAVIGALMALRHREVNGGVGQVVDVALYEAIFAMMESMIPEFDVFGFIRERTGNIMPGITPSSIHTSADGKHVQIGANGDAIFKRFMSAIGREDLANDPQLASNDGRDSRRDELYGVIDRWVNSLPLEQVVEQLNKAEVPASRIYSAEDMLGDPQFLAREMFLKARLPGGKDFKMPGIVPKLSDTPGSCEWVGPQLGEHNGVVLGELGYDAAAIVRLREQGAI
- the thrC gene encoding threonine synthase, encoding MRYISTRGQAPALNFEDVLLAGLATDGGLYVPENLPRFTQEEIASWAGLPYHELAFRVMRPFVTGSIPDADFKKILEETYGVFSHSAIAPLRQLNSNEWVLELFHGPTLAFKDFALQLLGRLLDYVLEKRGERVVIIGATSGDTGSAAIEGCKHCENVDIFILHPHKRVSEVQRRQMTTIFGENIHNIAIEGNFDDCQEMVKNSFADQDFLKGTRLVAVNSINWARIMAQIVYYFHASLQLGGPARSVSFSVPTGNFGDIFAGYLARNMGLPVNQLIVATNRNDILHRFMSGNQYVKETLHATLSPSMDIMVSSNFERLLFDMHGRNGAAIAGLMDTFKSGGGFSVDEERWTETRKLFDSLAVDDAQTCETIAEVYAQTGELLDPHTAIGVKAARECRRSLDIPMVILGTAHPVKFPEAVEKAGVGKALELPVHLTDLFEREERCTVLPNDLKAMQAFVSQHGNRGKPL
- the rplS gene encoding 50S ribosomal protein L19, which gives rise to MTNKIILALEAEQMTKEIPTFAPGDTIVVQVKVKEGDRSRLQAFEGVVIAKRNRGVNSAFTVRKISNGVGVERTFQTYSPQIDSMAVKRRGDVRKAKLYYLRDLSGKAARIKEKLA
- the trmD gene encoding tRNA (guanosine(37)-N1)-methyltransferase TrmD; amino-acid sequence: MGRGLLSVANLRIEVISLFPEMFSAISEYGITSRAVKQGLLQLTCWNPRDYTTDRHHTVDDRPFGGGPGMVMKIKPLEDALVEAKAAAGEKAKVIYLSPQGRQLKQAAVRDMANEEALILIAGRYEGIDERFIEAHVDEEWSIGDYVLSGGELPAMVLIDAVTRLLPGALGHADSAEEDSFTDGLLDCPHYTRPEVYADQRVPDVLLSGNHAHIRRWRLQQSLGRTYERRADLLESRSLSGEEKKLLEEYILARDDS
- the rimM gene encoding ribosome maturation factor RimM (Essential for efficient processing of 16S rRNA) translates to MNATPTVADDLIVIGKIYSVHGVRGEVKVYSFTDPTENLLQYKTWTLKREGSVKQVELVSGRGSDKFLVAKLKGLDDREEARLLAGYEICVPRNLFPELTDGEYYWYQLEGLKVIDQLGQLFGKIDHLLETGANDVMVVKPCAGSLDDRERLLPYTEQCVLAVDLAAGEMKVEWDADF
- a CDS encoding DUF3509 domain-containing protein, with protein sequence MESISLLLEEALSPYQVTLTTAGVQEECLVTVKNPAGAIMVEREVDRAQLLDKRLLVDVVDCLLRDLKIAEGRLEPSVIAALRNAAQTRSAAVA
- a CDS encoding homoserine dehydrogenase, coding for MKPVKVGICGLGTVGGGTFNVLQRNAEEISRRAGRGIEVAQIATRSPKPQFQTTGIAITNDVFAVATNPEIDIVIELVGGYTVARELVLKAIENGKHVVTANKALIAVHGNEIFAKAREKGVIVAFEAAVAGGIPVIKAIREGLSANRINWVAGIINGTGNFILTEMREKGRTFEDVLAEAQALGYAEADPTFDVEGIDAAHKLTILASIAFGIPLQFDKAYTEGITKLTTADVNYAEALGYRIKHLGVARSTPAGIELRVHPTLIPADRLIANVNGVMNAVMVNGDAAGSTLFYGAGAGMEPTASSVIADLVDVVRAMTSDPENRVPHLAFQPDSLSAHPILPIEACESAYYLRIQAKDHPGVLAQVASILSERGINIESIMQKEVEEQNGQVPMILLTHRVLEQHINDAIQSLEALQGVVGPVVRIRVEHLN
- a CDS encoding TIGR02285 family protein: MPHGCKHWLIALYLAAMLAGGWPVPASAEGTLIWLLRDLPPLTIFEGPGKGQGALDQLLPILIGHLPEYRHQVMHVNRARGMQMLREPTLTCDPSLLWTAERARYIVFSRQAFVVASNGITIRRSQQGALAAFIVDGQFDLQAFFDAPKARVGAIAERSYGAVIDERLKQADTHKLALHYGNDALGSLLQMQRLGRLEAVLGYWPEIRYHAMQQGIAADDLSFYPIKGTAPYQRTHIGCSDTPEGREAMERINQVLPSLPLARVQQSYAAWLDPVMREHYLRDNPSFFQDSPAP